In the Theobroma cacao cultivar B97-61/B2 chromosome 1, Criollo_cocoa_genome_V2, whole genome shotgun sequence genome, one interval contains:
- the LOC18610976 gene encoding probable NAD(P)H dehydrogenase (quinone) FQR1-like 2, producing the protein MGKGGGCVPSKKKHPSSAEEAARHRGSTTTTITNNAPIVADEEINETPSVTVDSTNTQSVTATLKIFIVFYSMYGHVEKLAKRMKKGVDGVQGVEAVIYRVPETLPADVLENMKAPPKDPEVPEIQAAELAEADGLLFGFPTRYGCMAAQMKAFFDSTGQLWKEQTLAGKPAGFFVSTGTQGGGQETTAWTAITQLAHHGMLFVPIGYTFGAGMFKMDSIRGGSPYGAGVYAGDGTREPTETELGLAEHQGKYMASVVKRLSHA; encoded by the exons ATGGGCAAAGGCGGCGGCTGCGTCCCGAGCAAAAAAAAACATCCCTCCTCGGCCGAAGAGGCCGCCCGCCACCGTGGCTCCACTACCACCACCATCACCAACAACGCACCCATCGTTGCCGATGAAGAAATCAACGAAACTCCCTCCGTAACGGTGGATTCTACGAATACTCAATCGGTTACAGCCACTTTGAAAATCTTCATTGTTTTTTACTCCATGTACGGTCACGTGGAGAAGCTGGCGAAGCGGATGAAGAAAGGAGTCGACGGCGTCCAAGGTGTCGAGGCGGTTATTTATCGGGTTCCCGAGACGCTTCCGGCGGATGTGCTTGAGAATATGAAGGCGCCACCTAAAGACCCGGAGGTTCCGGAGATTCAGGCGGCGGAATTGGCGGAGGCAGATGGGCTTTTGTTTGGGTTTCCGACGAGGTATGGGTGTATGGCGGCTCAGATGAAGGCGTTTTTCGACTCCACTGGGCAGCTTTGGAAGGAGCAGACGCTGGCCGGGAAACCGGCTGGATTCTTTGTTAGTACTGGAACTCAAGGAGGCGGCCAAGAAACCACCGC TTGGACAGCAATAACTCAGTTGGCACACCATGGAATGCTATTTGTTCCCATTGGCTACACTTTTGGAGCTGGTATGTTCAAAATGGATTCCATACGAGGAGGTTCACCTTATGGTGCTGGAGTTTACGCTGGTGATGGCACGAGAGAGCCTACTGAAACAGAGCTGGGCCTTGCAGAGCATCAGGGGAAGTACATGGCTAGTGTGGTCAAGAGGCTTTCTCATGCTTGA